The following are encoded together in the Anopheles nili chromosome 3, idAnoNiliSN_F5_01, whole genome shotgun sequence genome:
- the LOC128723672 gene encoding odorant receptor Or2-like — protein sequence MEVLDCPLLSVNVRVWRFWSFVLVHNWRRYISIIPVTVLNVFMFADLYRAWGNIEEVIINAYFAVLYFNAVLRTLILVHNRDKYESFLAGAARVYEEIRTLEDEAIGKLVTAYTKRARFLSISNLALGAFISGCFVVYPLFTGQRGLPYGMFIPGVNNFDSPQYEIFYITQLVLTFPGCCMYIPYTSFFASSTLFGLVQIKTLQHQLRNFRSENLGLPTQSLSNTLQKLIEDHKRIIRYVQDLNDLVTYICLIEFLSFGLMLCALLFLLNIISVMAQIVIVGAYIFMILTQIFAFYWHSNEVREESMAIAEAAYSGPWLDVDNAVKKKLLLITIRAQRPLEITVGNVYPMTLEMFQSLLNASYSYFTLLRRVYN from the exons ATGGAGGTCCTTGACTGCCCGCTGCTGTCGGTGAATGTGCGCGTTTGGCGGTTCTGGTCGTTCGTCCTTGTGCACAATTGGCGGCGCTATATCAGCATCATCCCGGTGACGGTGCTGAATGTGTTCATGTTCGCGGACCTCTATCGGGCCTGGGGCAACATCGAGGAGGTCATTATTAATGCTTACTTTGCGGTGCTCTATTTCAACGCCGTG CTTCGAACGCTCATTCTCGTGCACAACCGTGACAAGTACGAGTCCTTTTTGGCCGGAGCTGCTCGCGTGTATGAGGAAATTCGT ACCCTCGAGGATGAAGCGATCGGAAAACTCGTCACGGCCTACACGAAAAGGGCGCGTTTTCTCTCGATATCTAACCTCGCACTAGGAGCCTTCATCAGTGGGTGTTTCGTCGTGTATCCGCTCTTCACAGGCCAACGTGGTCTACCCTATGGCATGTTTATACCGGGCGTGAACAACTTCGACTCTCCGCAGTACGAAATTTTCTACATCACGCAGTTGGTGCTCACTTTCCCCGGGTGTTGCATGTACATCCCTTATACCAGCTTCTTCGCTTCGAGCACACTTTTCGGGTTGGTGCAGATCAAAACCCTGCAGCACCAGCTGCGAAACTTCCGGTCGGAAAACCTTGGTCTACCAACACAGAGTCTCTCTAACACGCTGCAGAAGCTCATCGAAGATCACAAACGCATCATTCG ATATGTGCAGGACCTCAACGATTTGGTAACGTACATCTGCTTGATCGAGTTCCTCTCCTTTGGACTGATGTTGTGCGCGTTGCTCTTCTTGCTCAACATA atTAGCGTGATGGCCCAGATCGTTATCGTTGGAGCGTACATATTCATGATCCTTACGCAAATATTCGCCTTCTACTGGCACTCGAACGAAGTGCGGGAAGAGAGCATGGCCATTGCAGAAGCTGCTTACAGCGGACCGTGGCTTGATGTGGATAATGCCGTCAAGAAAAAGCTGCTTTTAATCACCATTCGTGCCCAGAGACCCCTCGAG ATTACTGTGGGAAATGTATACCCTATGACGTTGGAAATGTTTCAATCACTGCTGAATGCATCCTACTCGTATTTCACGCTGCTGCGACGAGTGTACAATTGA
- the LOC128727402 gene encoding odorant receptor Or2 — MLIEECPIIDVNVKVWLFWSYLRQPRLARFLVGCIPVAILNLCQFLKLYSSWGDMSELIINGYFTVLYFNLVLRTSFLVTNRRKFEKFFEGVAAEYVQLEKNNDIRPVLQQYTRRGRMLSISNLWLGVFISACFVTYPLFVPGRGLPYSVSIPGIDVLASPTYEVLFVLQVYLTFPACCMYIPFTSFYATCTLFALVQIAALKQRLGRLREATPGDISPGALFRELKACLKYHKQIITYVHDLNSLVTYLCLLEFLSFGMMLCALLFLLSISNQLAQIIMIGSYIFMILSQMFAFYWHANEVLEQSLGIGDAIYNGAWPNFEEPVRKMLILIIARAQRPMAIKVGNVYPMTLEMFQKLLNVSYSYFTLLRRVYN; from the exons ATGCTGATCGAAGAGTGTCCGATAATTGACGTCAACGTGAAGGTGTGGCTGTTCTGGTCGTACCTGCGGCAACCACGGCTGGCTCGCTTCCTGGTCGGCTGCATTCCAGTGGCCATCCTGAACCTGTGTCAGTTCCTCAAACTCTACTCCTCATGGGGTGACATGAGCGAGCTCATCATCAACGGATATTTCACCGTGTTGTACTTCAATTTGGTC TTGCGAACGTCCTTTCTCGTGACCAACCGGCGGAAATTTGAGAAGTTTTTCGAAGGCGTTGCCGCGGAGTACGTCCAACTCGAG AAAAACAACGACATCCGACCCGTGCTGCAGCAGTACACCCGCCGAGGGCGCATGCTATCGATTTCGAACCTGTGGCTAGGCGTCTTCATTAGTGCCTGCTTTGTGACCTATCCTCTGTTTGTGCCGGGGCGCGGTCTACCATACAGCGTCTCGATACCGGGCATAGACGTGCTCGCCTCGCCGACCTACGAGGTCCTGTTTGTGTTGCAGGTTTACCTCACCTTTCCGGCTTGCTGCATGTACATTCCGTTCACCAGCTTTTACGCGACCTGCACCCTCTTCGCGTTGGTCCAGATCGCTGCCCTTAAGCAACGCCTTGGTCGGCTTCGTGAAGCCACTCCTGGAGACATTAGTCCTGGGGCTTTATTTCGCGAGCTAAAGGCGTGCCTAAAGTAtcacaaacaaatcatcac ATACGTGCATGACCTCAACTCACTCGTCACCTACCTATGTCTGCTTGAATTCCTGTCGTTCGGAATGATGCTTTGCGCGTTGCTATTTCTGCTGAGCATC AGCAATCAGTTGGCGCAGATAATAATGATAGGGTCTTACATCTTCATGATACTCTCGCAGATGTTCGCCTTTTACTGGCATGCCAACGAAGTGCTCGAACAG AGCCTTGGAATCGGGGATGCCATCTACAATGGAGCTTGGCCAAACTTTGAGGAACCTGTCAGGAAGATGCTCATACTCATCATTGCCCGGGCTCAGCGACCGATGGCG ATCAAGGTGGGCAACGTGTACCCGATGACAttggaaatgtttcaaaagcTTCTGAACGTTTCCTACTCATACTTTACTCTGCTGCGACGTGTATACAATTAG